ATCGAGTAGCAGTTCTTCCAGGCTTGCCCGGGCAACGCCGGTCAGTTTGAGTTCTGTCTTCTTCGAGGTTGCCGAGGCCATGCTCCCTTCGGCGATGTTCTGCACACCGCTCCGTGCCGCCTGCACCATCTGGTCGTGCGTACGCGACCGCTTCTCGATGAAACGGTCACAAAAAACCACAGTCGCATCGTAGACGAGTTCAGCGGTCTGGTAAGAGCGCAGTTTGCGATATCCGCCGTGAGGCGGGATGAGAGACGGCTTTTCGTTATTGTCTGTCATTTCATTAGCCCGCCTGAAAACGCCTTTTTCAAAATCCCCTGCCGCAGGCG
The sequence above is a segment of the Thermodesulfovibrionales bacterium genome. Coding sequences within it:
- a CDS encoding four helix bundle suffix domain-containing protein; the protein is PAAGDFEKGVFRRANEMTDNNEKPSLIPPHGGYRKLRSYQTAELVYDATVVFCDRFIEKRSRTHDQMVQAARSGVQNIAEGSMASATSKKTELKLTGVARASLEELLLDYQAFLRQKGLRLWTKDSPEALAVRRKYSSYKSDASDRSDPYSLRTASAEVAANTLICLINQASYLLGRQLQRLEQQFLTEGGFTERLYKAPTQARKTK